A single genomic interval of Natranaerovirga pectinivora harbors:
- a CDS encoding DNA-3-methyladenine glycosylase, producing MKKLERDFYNRHTLEVSKDLLGKYIVRRIDDEEVLCKITEVEAYIGRIDKACHAYGNRLTERTKVMFGLPGYAYVYLIYGMYYCLNVVTEGEGEPSAVLIRGVEPVSNIGKMSLLRYGKAYDELSKYQIKNFSNGPGKLCKALGITKSENGLDLLGDDLYICDSREIIDLELDVKVGKRINIDYAEEAVDFLWRFYL from the coding sequence ATGAAAAAATTGGAAAGAGATTTTTATAATAGGCATACGCTAGAGGTAAGTAAAGATTTGTTGGGAAAGTATATTGTAAGACGTATTGATGATGAAGAGGTCCTTTGTAAGATTACTGAAGTAGAGGCCTACATTGGTAGAATAGATAAAGCTTGTCATGCGTATGGGAATCGATTAACAGAGCGGACGAAGGTGATGTTTGGTCTGCCAGGTTATGCTTATGTGTATCTTATTTATGGGATGTATTATTGTTTAAATGTGGTTACAGAGGGAGAGGGTGAACCTTCTGCCGTTTTAATTAGAGGTGTTGAGCCTGTATCTAATATTGGGAAAATGTCACTTTTAAGATATGGTAAAGCATATGATGAATTGAGTAAATATCAGATTAAGAATTTTTCTAATGGGCCGGGGAAGTTGTGTAAGGCTTTGGGAATTACTAAGTCTGAAAATGGATTGGATTTACTTGGGGATGATTTATATATTTGTGATTCAAGGGAGATAATAGATTTAGAGTTGGATGTTAAAGTTGGTAAGAGGATTAATATTGATTATGCTGAGGAGGCTGTGGATTTTTTGTGGCGGTTTTATCTTTAG
- a CDS encoding DegV family protein, producing the protein MNYKILVDSCCDLPEEYRKQPHFIVVPLTIDLGGKTYVDDENLDVSEYLRKMKETPKAPQTACPSPEDYMKHFDGDEENIFIVTLSDQLSGSYNSAVLAKNLYNDENPNNNKHITIFNSFSASSAEVLIALKVEALAKAGESTESIDKKVNEYIDGMNTYFVLESLDNLRKNGRLNNVQALIANVLNIKPIMGANKDGTIKKLDQGRGIKKALNRMAEIIGEEGQQLSEKICVIAQCNCPERAKEFKEEILKRYSFKDVIIVSTAGISTTYAYDGGIVVAV; encoded by the coding sequence ATGAACTATAAAATATTAGTAGATAGTTGTTGTGATTTGCCTGAAGAATACAGGAAACAGCCACACTTTATAGTAGTACCACTTACTATTGATTTAGGTGGAAAGACTTACGTTGATGACGAAAATTTAGATGTGTCCGAATATCTTAGAAAAATGAAAGAAACACCTAAAGCTCCACAAACAGCATGTCCTTCCCCAGAAGATTATATGAAACACTTTGATGGTGATGAAGAGAATATTTTTATTGTAACTTTATCTGATCAGTTAAGTGGATCCTATAATAGTGCTGTTTTGGCTAAAAATTTATACAATGATGAAAACCCTAATAATAACAAACATATTACAATATTTAATTCTTTCTCAGCTTCATCTGCTGAAGTACTTATTGCATTAAAAGTAGAGGCGTTAGCAAAAGCTGGTGAAAGCACTGAGAGTATTGATAAAAAAGTAAATGAATATATTGATGGAATGAATACTTATTTTGTACTTGAAAGCTTAGATAACTTAAGAAAAAATGGACGATTAAATAATGTGCAAGCATTAATTGCTAATGTTCTTAATATAAAGCCTATAATGGGTGCCAATAAAGATGGTACCATTAAAAAATTAGACCAAGGAAGAGGTATTAAGAAAGCTCTTAATAGAATGGCAGAAATCATTGGAGAAGAAGGACAGCAATTAAGTGAAAAAATCTGTGTCATTGCTCAGTGTAATTGTCCAGAAAGAGCAAAAGAATTTAAAGAAGAGATATTAAAAAGATATTCTTTTAAAGATGTTATAATTGTTAGTACAGCAGGAATTAGTACAACATACGCGTATGATGGTGGTATTGTTGTTGCAGTATAA
- a CDS encoding ABC transporter ATP-binding protein, producing the protein MAPFVNVENISYTYHTLSGETKAIDNLSFGINKGEFISIVGPSGCGKSTLLSIIAGLLTPSSGEVYINNNKIIKTSNDVGYMLQKDHLFEWRTVIKNITLGLEIQKKFNTEENLDYIDSLLKLYGLYDFKNYHPSQLSGGMRQRVALIRTLALKPDLLLLDEPFSALDYQTRLSVADDIGNIIKKEKKTAILVTHDIAEAISMADRVIVLSKRPATIKTIVPIELSIDDRTPFKSRSAKEFGDYFNLIWKELDIDVNEE; encoded by the coding sequence ATGGCTCCTTTTGTAAATGTAGAAAATATTTCATATACCTACCATACTTTGTCTGGTGAAACAAAGGCTATAGATAATCTTTCTTTTGGTATAAATAAAGGAGAATTTATTAGTATTGTTGGTCCAAGCGGTTGTGGTAAATCTACTTTGCTATCCATAATTGCAGGTTTGTTAACGCCATCTTCTGGTGAAGTGTATATAAATAATAATAAAATTATAAAAACCTCTAATGATGTTGGTTATATGCTTCAAAAAGACCATCTCTTTGAGTGGAGAACTGTAATAAAAAACATCACTTTAGGTTTAGAAATCCAAAAAAAATTCAACACAGAAGAAAATCTTGACTATATTGATTCCTTATTGAAACTGTACGGTCTTTATGATTTTAAAAATTATCATCCTTCACAATTGTCAGGGGGCATGCGACAAAGAGTTGCTTTAATAAGAACCCTTGCTCTTAAACCTGATTTGTTATTATTAGATGAACCCTTCTCTGCTCTTGATTACCAAACACGACTATCTGTTGCTGATGATATTGGTAATATTATCAAGAAGGAGAAAAAAACAGCTATACTCGTTACTCATGATATTGCAGAAGCCATAAGTATGGCTGATCGTGTAATAGTTCTTTCAAAAAGACCAGCTACTATTAAAACAATTGTTCCAATAGAACTGTCTATTGACGATAGAACTCCTTTTAAATCTAGAAGCGCCAAAGAATTTGGTGATTATTTTAATTTAATATGGAAGGAGTTGGATATAGATGTCAACGAAGAATAA
- a CDS encoding ABC transporter permease: MSTKNKMSTAQESFLRKHKREILLVNIYRLIVFIAFFGLWEVSSRLKLIDSFIFSSPSRIIKTFYNMLMDGSIFYHTGITIFETLVSFSLGSILGIIIAIILWWNKTIAKVLEPYLVVLNSLPKTALAPILIVWLGNNMKSIIFTALTVSIVVTILNVYNGFINVEEDMIKLIYTFNGKKQDVLKKVILPSNIPTIISTMKINIGLSLIGVIIGEFLAAKAGLGYLIVYGSQVFRLDWVMMSIILLALLATALYQGIVFIEKRIKRY; this comes from the coding sequence ATGTCAACGAAGAATAAAATGTCAACAGCTCAAGAATCTTTTCTAAGAAAGCATAAAAGAGAAATATTATTGGTCAATATTTATAGATTAATTGTTTTTATTGCTTTTTTTGGACTATGGGAAGTGAGTTCAAGACTTAAACTTATTGATTCATTTATATTTAGTAGTCCAAGTCGAATAATAAAAACATTTTATAATATGTTAATGGACGGGTCTATTTTTTACCATACAGGTATTACCATATTTGAAACCCTTGTAAGTTTTTCTTTAGGAAGTATTTTGGGAATAATTATAGCCATTATACTATGGTGGAATAAAACCATTGCTAAAGTTTTAGAGCCTTATTTGGTCGTATTAAATAGTCTTCCTAAAACGGCATTAGCCCCTATTTTAATTGTATGGTTAGGTAATAATATGAAATCTATTATCTTCACAGCTTTAACTGTTTCCATTGTTGTAACTATACTAAATGTGTACAATGGATTTATAAATGTTGAAGAGGATATGATCAAATTAATTTATACTTTTAATGGAAAAAAACAAGATGTGTTAAAAAAAGTTATCCTACCTAGCAATATTCCTACGATTATTAGTACTATGAAAATCAACATTGGTTTATCATTAATTGGAGTTATTATTGGAGAGTTCCTAGCTGCAAAAGCAGGCCTTGGTTATTTAATCGTATATGGAAGTCAGGTATTTAGACTCGACTGGGTTATGATGAGTATTATTTTACTAGCTCTACTGGCAACAGCACTCTATCAAGGCATTGTCTTTATAGAAAAACGGATAAAACGGTACTAA
- a CDS encoding DUF5721 family protein translates to MISLKAIEIKTFMEKLFKSDAFDDFYISSVDISTFTEFKITGTLNKDYYDTNELETITHQKLIKWSSIKDIVFTIIKGNKPPSSLKIVFSFSPEKIQKFIEHHQLSLGNTQINGLFLNLKYCEGQLVCTTGTSLNVFTVDKTVDQLWDNYIKQFFKKHQLLTE, encoded by the coding sequence ATGATTTCATTAAAGGCTATAGAAATTAAGACATTTATGGAAAAACTGTTTAAAAGCGATGCATTTGATGATTTTTATATATCCAGTGTAGATATATCTACCTTTACTGAATTTAAAATTACAGGAACCTTAAACAAAGACTACTACGATACCAATGAATTAGAAACCATAACCCATCAGAAACTAATAAAATGGTCTTCTATTAAGGATATTGTCTTTACAATAATTAAAGGAAATAAACCACCTTCCTCATTAAAGATAGTTTTTTCTTTTTCCCCAGAAAAAATACAGAAATTTATTGAACACCATCAGTTAAGTCTAGGTAACACTCAAATAAATGGGTTGTTTTTGAATTTAAAATACTGTGAAGGCCAACTGGTATGTACCACTGGTACTTCACTAAATGTCTTTACTGTAGACAAAACTGTGGATCAACTTTGGGATAACTACATAAAACAATTCTTTAAAAAGCATCAACTCCTTACGGAATAA
- a CDS encoding M18 family aminopeptidase, with translation MDRARDLIDFIDVCTSPFHTVLEVKRRLLEDGFKEICFEDEWQFDFGGSYFVSPFPSCLFAFSIPKRLEFNQGFRIISAHTDQPCFRVKPSPELTSEGYLKVNTEVYGGPILNTWMDRPLSVSGKVVLRSECVMAPDVRFIDIRKPIFIIPNLAIHMNREVNRGIELNRQVDMLPLAGLIDEKLNNNQFFMYYLAQELGVKTDDILDFDLFVYATEKGEIIGLSNELLSAPRLDDLAMVYGATTAIIESKPKTGVNIIALFDNEEIGSKSKQGADSILFNMVLEKMASGMYLERNQFLRIFSKSFNVSADMAHAVHPNRPDKHDPTNRPVIGKGIVIKISGEQKYATDSESIGIFQQICEAAGVKYQKFVNRSDEIGGKTLGPITTSYVPIKTVDIGAPMLGMHSARELMGVSDCENVISVFNTFFSLE, from the coding sequence ATGGATAGAGCTAGGGATTTGATTGATTTTATTGATGTTTGTACTTCTCCTTTTCATACGGTTTTAGAGGTGAAGAGGCGTTTGTTAGAGGATGGGTTTAAGGAGATTTGTTTTGAGGATGAGTGGCAGTTTGATTTTGGGGGGAGTTATTTTGTTTCTCCGTTTCCTTCTTGTTTGTTTGCTTTTTCAATTCCTAAGAGGTTAGAGTTTAATCAAGGGTTTAGGATTATTTCTGCCCATACGGATCAGCCTTGTTTTCGAGTGAAGCCTTCTCCGGAGTTGACTTCAGAGGGGTATTTGAAAGTGAATACTGAGGTGTATGGTGGACCTATTTTAAATACTTGGATGGATAGACCTCTTTCTGTTTCAGGGAAAGTTGTTTTAAGAAGCGAGTGTGTGATGGCGCCTGATGTAAGGTTTATTGATATTAGAAAGCCTATTTTTATTATACCGAATTTAGCCATTCATATGAATAGAGAGGTTAATAGAGGTATTGAGTTAAATCGACAGGTTGATATGTTGCCTTTAGCAGGTTTAATTGATGAGAAATTGAATAATAATCAGTTTTTTATGTATTATTTGGCTCAAGAATTAGGGGTAAAAACCGATGATATTCTTGATTTTGATTTGTTTGTATATGCCACTGAAAAAGGTGAGATAATAGGGTTAAGCAATGAATTGCTCTCTGCACCTAGGTTAGATGATTTGGCCATGGTTTATGGGGCTACGACAGCAATCATTGAATCTAAACCTAAAACAGGTGTGAATATCATAGCTTTATTTGATAATGAAGAAATAGGAAGCAAGTCCAAACAAGGAGCAGATTCAATACTTTTTAATATGGTTTTAGAAAAGATGGCTAGTGGTATGTATCTAGAAAGAAATCAGTTTCTCAGAATATTTTCTAAATCTTTTAATGTATCAGCAGATATGGCCCATGCCGTACATCCTAATAGACCGGATAAACACGATCCAACCAATAGACCAGTAATAGGAAAAGGTATTGTTATTAAAATAAGTGGGGAACAAAAATATGCCACAGATAGTGAATCTATAGGGATTTTTCAACAGATTTGTGAAGCAGCAGGTGTAAAGTATCAGAAATTTGTTAATCGATCTGATGAGATAGGTGGCAAAACCCTTGGTCCAATTACAACGTCCTATGTACCCATTAAAACAGTAGATATTGGTGCACCTATGCTTGGGATGCATTCTGCTAGAGAGTTAATGGGTGTTAGTGATTGTGAGAATGTTATTTCAGTTTTTAATACTTTTTTCAGTTTAGAGTAA